Below is a genomic region from Henckelia pumila isolate YLH828 chromosome 3, ASM3356847v2, whole genome shotgun sequence.
tgtaaatttttttttctaaatctccatttagaaaagcagtctttacatccatttggtgtACTTCAAGATTCCGCAAGACGGCAATTGCAAGTATCACTCGAATTGAAAGTATTCTCGTTACTGAAGTTATAAGCACACCTATGCCAAGTTATTTTTCCAATGTGGGATACTAATATTTCACTCTTAACCATCCACTTTAACAAGCCCAAAGCTTAACTAATTTTTCATTAACATAATGAAAGCCCATTTAGGCATAAAGCCTAATCTAGTCCAACAGATAATCCATTTATTAAACAGTTTCTCTCTTCCTTCCTTTCAAATTTAATCATTCatcaattttattaaattatccaTACAATTTTTTGGTCATAATAGTTCTTAAGCgcatttataaatttataattagaGAAAAGagcataaaattaattaaacgtttaatgaaatttaaaaaataatattatcacTTCATTTATATAAATTATGATATTGAAAACGAGACAACAGGAAGTCAAATTAACGAAGATATTGAATtctttaatttgatttatttacGTACAGTCAAAAAAGTGTATAGCCCACAGCGGGAagagttaaaaaaaaatagttaggTAACTTAATTAGCATCGTCAAAATTGATGTGATTATTTAAGAATTAATGATGTCATTAAGACATTAACAGACAAAATTGGTGATTTTGACGATAATTAGATGGTGAAAACGTGGTTTGTGGGTCAATAATTGTGTTATGTTTGGTCGTAGGTATCCTTCAAGAATGCCTTGAAGTCGGGCATCACAGACCAAATCTTGGCTCCACAAACTAacctaattttatttttctatattgTGACGTTTTATATAGacaacaaaaatataaattaaatactcgcattatatttattttctcttggaaaaatatatgatttaaactTAAGTTATTATACTAGTTGATATCATTTTAAGTTTTAGGGTTTCATCTTAATTACTAATTCATCAAACTTTGGCATTGATGAATTAATTTTCGATATTAGGCTTTCTTTTGATGGTTAACGTGAAaccgaacaagtcatcaattttCGGTTTCATGTTCGTATTTCTGACAccatatcaatatttttatttaagttaattaattgtGAGTCTTTGCAAATCTGAGTGATGAGCTATCATGAGGATTTAGTAGTTTTAATTTCACATGTCTTCCCATGGGGTTTGGTTAAATGAAAGTGATAGtcaaaataatcacaattatTTATCAAATATCAACGTAATCCTTTGTTGTTGTGAAGCGTTTGGCCTTATTTGATAATTACGCAATTCCAACTAtctcatataatatattttgacaTTTTAACAAAAGGAGGGTTCGATAAGAGAAAATGATGCTCTAATTAGTTtcaattaactttttttttttcaatattgaTGCTTGACACCTGTAATatcctattattattattattattattattattattattattattattattattattattattattattattattattattattataatatagagTCATATTGTAATTTTAAGGTTGACAAAAACTCTTAAGAGACAGTCTCAATGTCATTTTATTGAGACGTGtctcttatatgagttatccattaaaaactattatattttatgttaaaaatattacttattattataaattaatatgAATAGGATTGATCCGTCTCACGGATAAGACCGTCTTACAGAAATGTTGCTCTTTTAGGTTTGCCTAAAACACCATCTATCATATCAAATTAACTACATGATTTtaggaaaaattgttttttggtcctttatatttgccactttgcgatttcagtactttatattttcagatttcagttttagcccgctatctttatttttttggcaattttagtcctttttttgACGTGGCGCTGAcatgtacagtgccacgtaagcattttttaataaaaaggaccgaaattaccaaaaatcaaaacatgcagtactaaaattgaaatgtgaaaacatggAGGACCAAAaccgcaaagtgacaaatatacaagattaaatttgcaatttttcccATGATTTTAATATACACAAAAAACTCACGGGAGACAATCTCATAGGCCAATTTCATGAAACAAATATCCTATTTTGGTCAcccatgaaaaaataatattttgagtaacactcctatgagacggtctcatccatGAGACGAGTCAGCCCTACCCatgtttataataataaataatacttttgacataaaatttaatattttttaattgataactcatataagagacacgtttaaaaaaaatgacccttgagaccgtctcataaaagtttttgtctaatatttttatgccaaaattattatattttacgGTAAATATGAGTAAGGATGATTCATTTTATGAATAAAGATCCATAAGGTCATCTCATAAAAAACCTACTTTAAAGTTTTAGACTATATTCCTCACTATATCAACACAGATCTTTCCAACATGTTTATATTTTTCACTCACACGTACCCTATGAAACTTCTCGATAGGTCATCCATCTCATAATTTTCCCAAAGCAACCACACTTTACTTTGGAATTCTTATATAATGATCAGGGCCGGTCCTCAGAAAAAATGAGTCCTTTGGCGAACACAAAATATGAGCTCTGTCGTATTAACTTGAAAACTCaaatacatgcatatatataactatataataatttaatatcatAATCAAAGTAAGCCTTGATATATAATTGTAAAGatacatattaaaaataatgttttacATAATTTCTtactatatttatttaaaaacaaatattatataaaatacaacatacttgtaatttttataaaaacaaaTCATAAATTATAACATCATATGAAATAtactcaaatatttttttttcaataaaaataatcgttaaatcatttaatatattttgactCATTGGATatccaaataaaattttaataattttattggaGAAACTTCTTTTTATGCCAAAATTTTATTctcaattttcttaatttaatttaaaatcagAAATAAttcataatatataaaaaaataagagaaataaaaaaaactacttGTATATGAGGTGCACACTACGAATAATTGAAGATGAAAATTAGATTTGATAAAAATTGCACGAATTGATCGAAAGAAAAAAGTGATTAACTTATGATTGTACGTGCTTTTCACGGGGATTAtgacataatattttattttttatttaattagctaaaatattatatgtatattataataatttataaaattaattgggGCCCTCTCTCAAAATGGGCCATGGGCGGTCGCCCGGCTCGCCCTTCATGAGGGCCGCCCCTGATAATGATCAATTTCTAAAAAAGAAGATGCATTTTATTGGTATGAGTGATaaccataaaatattttaagtttttctcAACCGTGCATTCCCATCATACAAATTCTCATAATCCCTCACATTCTGATGTTAGATCTATCGGTTCAATTATGTTCTCTTTCTTCTAGAAGCCTGCCAAGAGCACTGCTTTTTATCCGTGCAATTTCTTGACACATCAGCCTCGGGAGTAACACTATTCTTTACTACATACATTataataacatattttttatattttatttctctCTCTAACcatttaaatttctaaaattaataatttttaatcataaaatttaaaaataattcaattttttttaatttttggtagAACACACATCTTACATGTCATAATCTACGATAAAAATAGTTGTATACATTAGTGTAAAATTATACATTTTTAAGGTaaacttgcatttttttttattaaaactaCACGTATTTTGataaaactatatatatgtatatacacacacacacacatatatatatatagatatttcaaaatttcttatatataaattaattttccACCAATctaaaaatgtatatatattgaaatattAAATCAGTATAATCTTTTGGACCATCTATTAATCCAAATTTTCGATTACAAGTGGATCATTCATGAATCTAGTCAAGTTTATACGATAAAATAATTACAATTTTTTAACTAgtgaaaaatcaaataaacaatCGTTAACCCAAATTTTTATTTGGGGAAAAAGTCAATTAAGTGGATATGAGAAACAACTAGGACAATGTCATTAATTATTGACTTTGCTAATATATAGGCCTAACATACCTATTTTTATAGGCCCCACACTCACATATACATAAATAGGAAAACAAAAAGGATAAATGAAATTCTACGTATAGACACGATCTTAATAAAATGTAAAGTTTGAAATTTATTAATACAAGTTGGATTTACTAATTTTTTTAGTGGATCCCACATATATGATAAATCTTTGTACTTGAATACGTCATTGAGATAGTACCAGTAAAGATAAGATAAAAtgatccaaaaaaaaaagggtCTCCAATAACTTTAATTTCTTTGACCATTTTGAAAGACAAAAAAACACTTACGAAATGATATaaaatgtcattttttttagaCGGATCTCTTacatgggttatccattaaaaagtatttaaattttatgtcaaaaaaatattacttattattataaatatagataggattgacccgtctcacaaGAATGTTACTCTTTGAAATCTAATATTCtcaatttttcatttttaatttgtttgctCTAATTTGTTTTTCCAGCATATGAAGATTAATATTTTGCAAAAGAATTTGGAAGAAAGCTCaccaatatttaaaattatattttgtccAAGGCCATTTTTCAAACTATCCCGAGAAAATCCTCTTAAAATTCACGACTCAAAATACATTCAAATAGATGATAGATATTAATGTACACTAATTATcttccaatatatatatatttttacacGAATTCTTTGGACATAAACATATTTGGAAACTCAATTGAAATCCCAAGTTTCCCAACATGGCATATATATAATCACGAATACTGATTAATCCACAAGGGAGACAATCCCGCTTGATCCGATAAGTAACTCTCCGAACTTCCTTCTCCAAAGCTGGGAGACTCGTGAATGGCTGCCGGCGGGTTATTATTATCATTCACACTTTCTGTTCTGGTGAGATAATTCAAAACATCTTTAATCACCTTCGCATCGCAAGAATTAGCATTATAATCCAACAGTGTCCGATTGTGAATCACGGGGTGGGAGATTGTTTTTCCCAAAGTAGTACTTTTGATGCAGCTGGAAGGTTGTTCATGAAGGTTGGTGAAGGAGGAGAAGTTAGGGTTTGTTTGGGTGTTTACAACATTGGAGAAGCAGGGCACTTGCTGGGGATAGAAGATGTTGTTGCATGGTTCCATTAATGGAGGGAGAAGTACTGATAAAGAAGGATTAGGTATCAGCTGGCTCTGgccattaatattaataatggCGTTTGGGTTTTCTTGTTTGTTTGGGGTTTCTGATCCGTTCTTGTAAAACATTCTGCACAAAACCCAGTCTTGCTCCTGCAGTATATATGGACCAAATTATTATCACGTCAAATACAAAAACCCGATTATGATTATCGATGAGATGCGATgataaattaaaagaaaaacaagTTTTTTGGTCTATTAATTTGTCCACGTACCAATCATAAGTTaattgacacgtatgcagttgaacaaaaaaacactaaaaatgcaaagttagcgTACCAAATTAAATCCAAATCgaaaaatttaataaactaaaacTCAAAGAGATAAAGTTACTGgactaaaaaacttattttttttaaattaaaatacaaaacatagttatttttaaatataaataattatcacAAAACTGGAGTCAAATTTTGTGGGATGACACGAGAATGttgaatctcatcacctttacCAAAGTAAAcaattgtaaattttatatatatatatatatatatatatatatatatatatttaaaagttGATATCactaattaatttaatgaaaaGTTTAAACCGtgaaagatatataatattcaacatgtaaatatatatcatgtaaAAGTAAACTTCGATGCAAAATTTTCAGAGATATATTCGTTGGAGAAAATGTTGGGgatagaaaaattattttatacataaatgaGAGATTTGACATATAATTTATGTATCTACGAAAAATCATCAGTTGTCTTTCTCAAaagaatatatatgtatataaaaaaaaatacattagtTGTCGCTTTCTAAATGTCAAAAAGATTCTACTTTCGGGTGAGCATATACAGTCGAAAGGCATAAAAGACAAACGACATTATTTAAAGTCAAGATTAAATTAGCAAATGGCCAAAAAAACTTATTGTCGTGCGCCTACATTATCTACAACTAAAAAGACAACaatttacattaaaaaaaaagcGATAAATATATATTCTCGATAGTCTTTATTTTATTACGGGTAGATTCTTAATAGTCATTATTCTAAATGAAAGCAGCCTGTAAATTAATGACGTCCATAACATTGACAAGTTGAAGATATGATCGATTAAAAAAACATCAACTTGTCGagtattatattaattatcatAGTTAGTGAGATACTAATATTAATTAACTCAACaatatacataattatatatatatatatatatatatatatgtatatataacaaatatatattatctaccctTCTTCTGTATCAGAAAtgccttttaatttttaagttgaatttaatttcaGTACCTTTACCAACTATAATCACATTCTTCTGTCTATACTAAAGTTTGTACGTACTCACCATGACATAtgattaattaatacaaaaattgattttggaaaCTTCAATGTTATATAATCACCACTCGGCTAATTTTATGAGACAACAAATTAGGATCGATGTGATAGTATATTGAAAGACAAGGTCTTAATTATAAGGATTAACACAACTATTTTTTTTACACATGATTACCTTAAAATTTGAACCAATTGTAAGATGATGCAAGAATTTTGAATCTCATGATCATTCACATGAAACGGTGAGTTATAATTGAATGATTAAATGCGATAGCACATGAGTTTTACCTTGACAGAATGAGCTTGTTTCGGGCCGGAGCCGGGGCCGGGGCTAGAGGCTCCTTCAAGGCGAAACTCGTGCATGACCCACTCGGTTTTCCTACCCTTGGGGGCACGGCCCTGGTAGAACACAAGAGTTTTCCTCATGCCGACTTGGGTCCCCTTCCGAATCACGCGCCGGTCTTTGCCCGTGGCCTTCCAGTAACCCGAAACTGTGGCCCGATTTGTTCTTAGCCCGGTTGCATATTTTCTGTCACGTTGGCTGTAGAAATACCATTCCTTGCCTCCCACACATGcagtatcttttttttttttttttacgaaaaaaaaaaataattgttataAGAGACAGGTACGTACGTCTAATTCTGCTAAAAAAATAGCAGGATAATTTATCCCGAATAATCCATAAtccaaaatataatataaatagttctttaatacatgatatataaatatatacaccaattttattttattattatctttttaaaatataaataatacagAAGATTATTTAAGGTAGATGATGTGGACTTATTGAAGGCAAACTGCATGTGGCCAAGCATATGCATGTGGGCACTCTTTACAATTTAAGCCATATTTTTGATAGCTAAGTATCATGAGAGCCACCAATAATTATACATGGGCAATTAAAGTAGTGTCAAAAACAACTCAATTCGTTTAATTAACAAAGTTTTTCTCTAGCTCTCATTTTTTTCAAGTAATCTCGTCGTTCCACTTTATTTTCCCTTCGTTTTGTTTACATGAATTCTAATGTACGTGTGTGATATAGGCTTTATTCTCGTCACATGCATCATGCCATGAGAGAGGATCAATGCCGAATAAAACATATTCGACTGATTTAATGTTCACAAGTTAtcggataaaaaaaaatttaacgcTCACAAAAATAGAACCCACAAAACACAAATTTACAGGAATAGCATTACAAAATTCCATTGAAAATATATAGCATATATGAGACCATAATTATCTAGTGGTCAACAAGCCATGATAGTCGAATATCGATAGAGATGTGCTTATATTGTGTGGTGGAGATGCACGAAAATTACATAATGAGACATTAATAAATTAATGTTAATCGCTGAATGCTGAATACAATCAAACTTAATTAATAGAATTAAGTTCTTATTGTAAACATGTGAATTAAGCTAGAGAAATCACCATTGATCTCACGGTAAATTCGAGAAGGCCTCCATGTTGATATAATGCATGAAATAACATATTATAGTTATCATCGATATATTCGAAATTGATTGAGCTTAACCAGTATACTGTATACACGCGTACGAATCAAAATTTAGACAATTACACTTGTGAAGTcggatatttttttatattatgatCTCGAATAATTAATATTTGTCTCCATCGATCCTTTGCTACTCAAGACAAAGGGGTCGATTTCTTCAAAAAGGTAACTGGTGCATGTATGAGAAATCTTTAGGTGTAGTTCCAaaatgtgtgtgtatgtgtgtgtgtgtcctACTATTAATTAACGTCAAATTAATAAACCAAGAAATATAAATGCATGAACTAATTGTCTGcagacacatatatatataaattaaatatatatatatatatgcatctatATTTCAAGCTATATATACCATTAACGATGAGTTAGAGCCGGGTGGGGTGGTTGAAACTAAGCCAAAATAGTTAAACATATATAACATTCTGTTCTGATTTATATAtctctaaaaaaataatttggaaaattttattaaacaaaagaaaaattaccatttaattaattgtatCCACACAAGAGCAAGTAGCTAGATAACATTTCGTCCCTATGATTTCTAATTGTCAAACCCACAAAGTTAAAGAGAGaatcaattaaatttcataaGCCTAATTCAAAATCTTGTTTTTGCATAACAATCTAGCTATATATAagtgcgcgcgcgcgagcacacatatatatatatatggaaagATGGCTATAAATGAAAGTACCTGGAATATCCCAAGGTTCACACTTGTTAAGATCAACCTGGATCAACAAAGGAGTCATGTGTTGGGTGCATCCTGTGATCCAGTTCATCAAGTAATTGCATACAAGTTCTTCATCTTTCGGATGGAACCGAAAACCGGGGGGTAACTTCGCCTCCACCGTGCTCAAACTGATCATTTTCAGGCCGCCGCGGCGGTGGTGGtgttggtggtggtggtggtggtggtggtgtaTATGTGTGTTGATTAGTGTGTGTGAGAGAGAATGATTATTGTTTGATTATATGCCTTTGAAGATGGCCAAATAGGAACTCCTATGTGTATAAATATATACACGAAAGAAAATTATTATGTAgctaattatgaatttttttttaaaataaaaaaatagaaaagaggAAAAGAATATTATGTAGCACTGGCGAGTGGGCAAgtgctatttatttatttattattagttactctataaattttgttttaacATTCAATTACGTTGGGGTGTACTTGTGTGCAAGTGCCTAATTTGATCTAGAGCATATTTTTTTGCGATTCGAGCGAGGTACTGGTCTTTCATCGGACAAagagttataattttttattgaattgatatcaAATGCGACTCTTAAACTAAGAAAGCGGACGTATGTTGCACGCGAGTAAAATCATTGAAAACATGAGTAAAAATttagataatatatatttaaactaaTGGATAACTAAAAAATAACGATACAAGAGATGTTTCATTAACAATTGGTCTTAAATTTGACAATAATTGCAAAACCTGACGTTGGTCTTAAATTTGACAATAATCGtagttaaaaataattaaattattttttttttacaattttgaCATCTtatcttaatattttttttttgaagagacatcttatattaatatcaagcagatataaaaataaaataaaataaaaagtaagAGGGAGGCGTCCGTGgggtttgaaaattttttattatatttttttggaaaaattacttttttaatTTGGTATGTTTGTCGTTTTGCGGTTTTgatcatttatatttttaaattttagttttagtccgttatttttttttattttgatactTTTTCGATATAGCGTTGATGCGGCACCAATACAGTGATGATATGAATTTTATGAGTATAATATTACgtaataatttttgaaaaaaaaaattaaaattgttaaaaatcaaaatatgcagaactaaaattgaaatataaaaatataaaaaaataaaatcgtaAAATGACAAGTATATTACATGTATGaccaaaattgtaatttttagtgttattttttaaaagaaaagttGGAAAGATGAATAGTTGCCACGTGTGTGCCGACTGGGATAGTGGATGCGTGTGTGAAATATTCACAACACTGCCGCAAGGAAGGAATACAAGTATATGGTCAAAATTAGGCAGTGAATTttgcattttgagaaattatggTTGGTTTTAATTAGAATGAATGGATTTCAAATTTATAACTCGAatacttttattatttataattaattgatcaaatattaaatttacaatttaatttataatgtaTTAGTAATGAAAAGTAAAATTCAAATGACTATCAAAATTGGgataacttaaaattcatctTTGTTAACATGATATCTATAAGACAGATTTGAAATGTATGGTTTTATGTATCTAAAAAAAGCAAAACTACATTTGAATAGATTTGAAATGAGGATAATTCTTAATTTCTTCCCTTATTTTTTTGATAGTCCTAATTTTGTCCCTCGTTTTTCAACACCTGTTTCATCATCCAAGTTTAGAATATTTTTCGAAATCAATCCTTCCATTCAATTTAAATGTTAAAATTGACGGAATAATTTACTTGTTTAACCCgtaaaaatattgtatatttgTATTAGATTTCTTTTACCGTCTTTCCGAAAAATTGACCTGGACTAGGGGTTGCAATCGAACCGAATAAGTTTACGAGTTTTTCGAGCCTAttcgataaatattttatttgtattcgaatttatcgaactcgagttgaattcgaacatgttcgaactcttttcgagccgagctcgagccaaaattattttgttcgatagttcgcgaatagttcgcgagcattaatatttaattaatataatataattatataataaatatttatacatTTCGAaccttttcgaaccataatatccaaatagttcacgaataggttcgaatattttgagccgaactcgaacttcatttcgagccgattTCGAGCCAAAATATCGATTTCGAGCCAAAACATTTGAAATAATCGAGCTTCAAATCGAGTTCGAACTCAAATATACTTATAACAAGCCGAATTTTAAGGCTCGAGTCATAccattttaccattattcgactCGATTTGACGGTTCATTCGTAGCTCTAACCTAGACAGAGGCGGCGTCTTGCGGCTTCTTTCTCTCCCTTTTTCAGGAGAATTCCAATAAATAAGATATTGGTTTTTATTCTACTATCAGAATTTTCAGCCCTCCATTTTCTCATCTCTGTTCACATGTTGGAAAGAAAGAACCGCAAattgattttttgttttttttttaaaaaaaaataccaaaTACAAATCTTAAATTATGTTCATATGCAAAACCAGAGAAGAAATTAAGTAACAAACAAATAAAGAGGAAGAAAACTTATGGTATTTTGAAGAAAGGGAGGAAGAATCAAGGGTTTAGGGTTCGGTTTGTAAGGATTGAGAAGGAATCAATCAAGTGATTACACCAAAAAAATGAAAGTGGGCTGGTTATATTTTTCCATCCCGTCAATTTTAACTGAATTGTACGAAACAGATCAATTAAAAAAAGAGGGACGAAAAAATAAATGAGAAACGAAATTGAGAATTATCTCATTTGAAACCGATGGATCCACCAATGACCTAAACATTTTTATCAAAGACAAATTAATCCGATTACTTTTTTCACGGGCCCGATCGACTGGTCGCACTTCTGCAGTAGTGTGGGTATatgatgaaaaataaaatatttttggttacGTGCAGATGGAGATTACGCCAAAGTTCAGTCTCCAAACTTCTCGATTTTTCCTGTGACGTCTTTATTGAAAGGTGACATTTTGAAGGATTGATTTTGGCAGCTACTGGAACATTTCGAGTTCGTAATTCACCAATAAGCATTCGACACGACCACAGTTTGCCTCTTTTTATCGAAAAGCcaatgatgttttttttttatgattatttCTGACGTATCGTTTCCAATTTTATCGGATTTTACGCGATCATTTCTGTTTGCATTTTGAGTGgcaatatattatatgtgtggGCAAAGTCATTGTAATGTAAACATGACTTTTTATTTGTACTGTGATGCTCGTGCTTCACTGAATTTGAACAGCAAAAAAATCCATCTCACTGTTGGCCTTTGGGCCACGTATCATCATCTTGTATGAATGAAACTTTTCTCATGTGTGATCATCAATGATCGCCAAATTTTTCTACGATTAAATTAGCACCAACCATTCTTTCCAAAAGACTAATAAATTATTTGCAAATTGTGCGTTAACTTGTGAATCAAAAGTGACTTGACTTTAAACTATACAA
It encodes:
- the LOC140892523 gene encoding NAC domain-containing protein 21/22, translated to MISLSTVEAKLPPGFRFHPKDEELVCNYLMNWITGCTQHMTPLLIQVDLNKCEPWDIPDTACVGGKEWYFYSQRDRKYATGLRTNRATVSGYWKATGKDRRVIRKGTQVGMRKTLVFYQGRAPKGRKTEWVMHEFRLEGASSPGPGSGPKQAHSVKEQDWVLCRMFYKNGSETPNKQENPNAIININGQSQLIPNPSLSVLLPPLMEPCNNIFYPQQVPCFSNVVNTQTNPNFSSFTNLHEQPSSCIKSTTLGKTISHPVIHNRTLLDYNANSCDAKVIKDVLNYLTRTESVNDNNNPPAAIHESPSFGEGSSESYLSDQAGLSPLWINQYS